The proteins below come from a single Microbacterium sp. SLBN-154 genomic window:
- a CDS encoding metal ABC transporter substrate-binding protein, with translation MPKNRAALTGALLTGMLALAVALAGCASGGAGSPADDDRPVVLTTFTVLADIAQNVAGDHLRVESLTKVGAEIHGYEPTPGDVRRAADADLVLDNGLGLEAWFAQFVESVDVPHVVVSDGVEPIDISGDAYAGLPNPHAWMSPLNAAVYVDNMVAAFGELDPDNAADFAANGEAYKAELQEVYDELVAEIDAVPEAERVLVTCEGAFSYLARDAGLEEAYIWPVNAEQQSTPQRIAAVIERVRADGIPAVFCESTVSDRPMQQVVEATDAAFGGTLYVDSLSEPDGPVPTYLDLLRHDAELVAAGLRGESG, from the coding sequence ATGCCGAAAAATCGTGCGGCGCTCACCGGTGCGCTCCTCACGGGGATGCTGGCGCTCGCCGTCGCGCTCGCGGGGTGCGCCTCCGGCGGAGCGGGCAGCCCCGCCGACGACGATCGCCCCGTCGTGCTCACGACGTTCACCGTGCTCGCCGACATCGCGCAGAACGTCGCCGGAGACCACCTCCGCGTCGAGTCGCTCACCAAGGTCGGGGCCGAGATCCACGGGTACGAGCCGACCCCCGGTGACGTCCGCCGTGCGGCGGATGCCGACCTGGTCCTCGACAACGGGCTGGGCTTGGAGGCGTGGTTCGCTCAGTTCGTCGAGTCGGTGGACGTGCCCCACGTCGTCGTCTCCGACGGTGTGGAGCCCATCGACATCTCGGGTGACGCGTACGCGGGCCTGCCGAACCCGCATGCGTGGATGAGTCCGCTGAACGCGGCCGTCTACGTCGACAACATGGTCGCCGCCTTCGGTGAACTCGATCCCGACAACGCCGCCGACTTTGCCGCGAACGGCGAGGCGTACAAGGCCGAGCTGCAGGAGGTCTACGACGAGCTCGTGGCCGAGATCGACGCCGTCCCCGAGGCGGAGCGCGTGCTGGTCACCTGCGAGGGGGCGTTCTCGTACCTCGCGCGCGACGCCGGGCTCGAGGAGGCCTACATCTGGCCGGTCAACGCCGAGCAGCAGTCGACCCCGCAGCGGATCGCCGCGGTCATCGAGAGGGTCCGGGCCGACGGCATCCCCGCGGTCTTCTGCGAGTCCACGGTGTCGGATCGTCCGATGCAGCAGGTCGTCGAGGCGACGGACGCCGCCTTCGGCGGCACCCTCTACGTCGACTCCCTCTCCGAACCCGACGGCCCCGTGCCGACCTACCTCGATCTCCTCCGCCACGACGCCGAGCTGGTCGCCGCGGGGCTTCGAGGGGAGAGCGGATGA
- a CDS encoding DUF7882 family protein — translation MGYLYYGSDTQAISMPDRMLAHVKVLAATKLRRNESFTITWRHTDDEAPGRTTLWLHPAIPLRFTFSTVDAEKIDGPLLQRLAAEASSSGGLNLDARMFATSPEPEPQPALTLAAAV, via the coding sequence ATGGGTTACTTGTATTACGGCAGCGACACACAGGCCATCTCGATGCCTGACCGCATGCTCGCGCACGTGAAGGTGCTGGCGGCGACGAAGCTCCGACGGAACGAATCCTTCACGATCACGTGGCGCCATACCGACGACGAAGCTCCGGGGCGTACGACGCTCTGGCTGCATCCGGCGATCCCGCTGCGCTTCACCTTCAGCACGGTCGACGCCGAGAAGATCGACGGGCCTCTCCTGCAGCGGCTCGCAGCCGAAGCCAGTTCTTCCGGCGGCCTCAATCTCGACGCACGCATGTTCGCCACGAGCCCCGAGCCCGAGCCGCAGCCCGCGCTGACCCTCGCCGCCGCCGTCTGA
- a CDS encoding metal ABC transporter permease, with translation MTPIDILLEPLQYDFMVRALATTVVAAIVCALLSCWLVLVGWSLMGDAVSHAVLPGVVLAYVVGAPFALGALVFGLLAVALIGLIRGTSRVKEDAAIGIVFTTLFALGLVLISVTPSQTDLSHIIFGNILGISDAEFVQILILAVVAFAVLIVKRRDLTLYAFDPTHAFAIGLSPRVLGALLLGVLALTAVVALQVVGVILVVAMLIIPGATAYLLTDRFGRMLVIAPVVSAAASVIGIYLSYWFDAASGGLVVLVQGAFFTLAYLFAPRQGIIGRRLGARRTSGEVRPLGGQGASPASTRTSEP, from the coding sequence GTGACCCCGATCGACATCCTCCTCGAGCCCCTGCAGTACGACTTCATGGTGCGCGCGCTGGCCACCACCGTCGTCGCTGCGATCGTGTGCGCGCTGCTGTCGTGCTGGCTGGTGCTCGTGGGCTGGTCGCTCATGGGCGACGCGGTCTCGCACGCGGTGCTGCCGGGTGTGGTGCTCGCCTACGTCGTGGGGGCGCCCTTCGCCCTCGGGGCGCTGGTATTCGGCCTCCTCGCCGTCGCGCTCATCGGACTCATCCGCGGCACCAGTCGTGTCAAAGAGGATGCCGCGATCGGCATCGTCTTCACCACCCTCTTCGCCCTGGGGCTCGTGCTGATCTCGGTCACACCCAGCCAGACCGATCTCAGCCACATCATCTTCGGCAACATCCTCGGGATCTCCGATGCCGAGTTCGTGCAGATCCTGATCCTCGCCGTCGTCGCGTTCGCGGTGCTCATCGTCAAGCGCCGCGACCTGACGCTCTACGCCTTCGACCCGACGCACGCCTTCGCGATCGGACTGTCGCCGCGGGTTCTCGGCGCCCTCCTTCTCGGGGTGCTCGCGCTCACCGCGGTCGTCGCACTGCAGGTGGTGGGCGTGATCCTCGTCGTGGCGATGCTCATCATCCCCGGCGCGACGGCCTACCTCCTCACCGACCGGTTCGGTCGCATGCTCGTGATCGCCCCGGTCGTCTCGGCGGCCGCGTCGGTCATCGGCATCTACCTGAGCTACTGGTTCGACGCGGCATCCGGGGGGCTCGTCGTCCTCGTGCAGGGGGCGTTCTTCACGCTCGCCTACCTCTTCGCCCCGCGGCAGGGCATCATCGGCCGCCGCCTGGGGGCGCGCCGAACGAGCGGAGAGGTCCGCCCGCTCGGTGGTCAGGGCGCGTCGCCCGCGAGCACCCGCACGTCGGAGCCCTGA
- a CDS encoding metal ABC transporter ATP-binding protein, with amino-acid sequence MTHPIEVSDVTVRYGDVVALRDVSLEVAAGRVTGLIGMNGSGKSTLFAVIVGRLRPDRGTVRIDGADPAPARRRGLVGYVPQSEAVDWTFPVSVRDVVMMGRYGRLGPMRRPGAADRRAVDEALARVELDGLADRQIGRLSGGQRKRAFVARAIAQDAGILLLDEPFAGVDKRSEATIVGLLRDLAGAGRTVLVSTHDLHALPDLADEAVLLMNRVLFHGPVAQALEPATLARAFGLEEQPAQRWPRAEEDTP; translated from the coding sequence ATGACGCACCCCATCGAGGTCTCGGATGTCACCGTCCGCTACGGCGACGTCGTCGCGCTCCGCGACGTCTCGCTCGAGGTCGCCGCCGGCCGCGTCACCGGCCTCATCGGGATGAACGGGTCGGGGAAGTCGACCCTGTTCGCTGTGATCGTGGGGCGCCTGCGGCCCGACCGCGGCACGGTGCGCATCGACGGCGCCGACCCGGCGCCGGCCCGCCGTCGCGGGCTCGTCGGCTACGTCCCGCAGTCGGAGGCGGTCGACTGGACCTTCCCGGTCTCGGTGCGCGACGTGGTCATGATGGGCCGTTACGGCCGACTCGGCCCGATGCGCCGCCCGGGCGCCGCCGACCGCCGCGCGGTCGACGAGGCGCTCGCGCGCGTCGAGCTCGACGGGCTCGCCGACCGGCAGATCGGTCGCCTCTCGGGCGGTCAGCGAAAGCGCGCGTTCGTCGCTCGGGCGATCGCGCAGGATGCCGGCATCCTGCTTCTGGACGAACCCTTCGCCGGCGTCGACAAGCGCTCGGAGGCGACCATCGTCGGTCTCCTCCGCGACCTCGCGGGGGCGGGCCGGACCGTCCTGGTCTCCACCCACGACCTGCACGCGCTTCCCGATCTCGCTGACGAGGCCGTGCTGCTGATGAATCGCGTGCTCTTCCACGGGCCGGTCGCGCAGGCCCTCGAACCCGCGACCCTGGCGCGTGCTTTCGGGCTCGAGGAGCAGCCCGCACAGCGGTGGCCCCGCGCGGAGGAGGACACCCCGTGA
- a CDS encoding MarR family winged helix-turn-helix transcriptional regulator encodes MTIARQPSALRRALSGYADARSAAFSQARRDLNMGDGDARALMFICERPGVRAADIAAYLGITAAGATALIDRLVERGVATRDYDPDDRRVIRINPAIDLSDAPWSSLCRFDDDFDEAVALRDVAHVEELSTLLEDLTAAVTSR; translated from the coding sequence ATGACGATCGCACGACAGCCATCCGCTCTGCGCCGGGCCCTTTCCGGGTATGCCGACGCGCGCTCCGCCGCTTTCTCGCAGGCCCGTCGCGATCTCAACATGGGCGACGGCGATGCGCGCGCACTGATGTTCATCTGCGAGCGCCCGGGCGTTCGCGCAGCCGACATCGCGGCATACCTCGGCATCACCGCTGCGGGGGCCACGGCCCTCATCGACCGACTGGTCGAGCGCGGCGTCGCGACCCGCGACTACGACCCGGACGATCGCCGCGTCATCCGGATCAATCCCGCCATCGATCTCTCGGATGCCCCGTGGTCGTCGCTCTGCCGCTTCGACGACGACTTCGACGAGGCGGTGGCGCTTCGCGACGTGGCGCATGTCGAGGAGCTGTCGACGCTCCTCGAAGACCTCACCGCCGCGGTCACCTCACGCTGA
- a CDS encoding M23 family metallopeptidase — MHDDCGCAPTAREKAMLWPDLSRRGLLGLGIVGLAAASALAGPTLAPAFAVDYPTWDDVERAKQNEGAKAAEITRIEGLIAGLAADVAAKQAEAVRAGDEYYEAQQAFFEAAYRADELQRQADEQAVKATDAANKAGRVAAELYRNGGDDTSLELFFAGSAATADDLLAKLGTMDKLVERNRGAYAEAITARDSAQSLSDQAAVQRAERDRLQKEAEQKMVAAQEAAAAAEAALAAQQTHRVELEAQLAALRDTTAKTIADYQAGVEARRKAEEERRRREEEEARARAAEAARLAEEERKRREAQQNSGGGGGGGGGGGGGGGGGGGSGGNGGGVVGTGWARPSSGWRSSGYGARASQCGSQGCSSSFHYGVDLAAGCGAGIFAASAGRVTYSGWNGGYGNFIRIDHGGGIATGYAHLSSIYVGYGQWVNAGQLIGAEGNTGRSFGCHLHFECYVNGATVNPIYFMADRGIGV, encoded by the coding sequence ATGCATGACGACTGCGGCTGTGCGCCCACGGCGCGCGAGAAGGCGATGCTCTGGCCCGACCTCAGTCGTCGCGGCCTCCTCGGTCTCGGAATCGTCGGCCTCGCTGCGGCGAGCGCGTTGGCGGGTCCGACCCTCGCTCCGGCCTTCGCCGTCGACTACCCGACATGGGACGACGTCGAGCGCGCCAAGCAGAACGAGGGTGCCAAGGCCGCCGAGATCACCCGCATCGAAGGCCTCATCGCCGGTCTCGCCGCGGATGTCGCCGCCAAGCAGGCCGAAGCGGTCCGGGCCGGCGACGAGTACTACGAGGCGCAGCAGGCCTTCTTCGAGGCCGCCTACCGCGCTGACGAACTGCAGCGACAGGCGGACGAGCAGGCCGTGAAGGCCACGGATGCGGCCAACAAGGCCGGCCGCGTCGCCGCCGAGCTCTACCGGAACGGCGGAGACGACACCTCGCTCGAGCTGTTCTTCGCCGGCTCCGCCGCCACGGCCGATGACCTGCTCGCCAAGCTCGGCACGATGGACAAGCTCGTCGAGCGCAACCGTGGGGCCTACGCCGAGGCGATCACCGCTCGCGACTCAGCGCAGAGTCTCAGCGACCAGGCTGCCGTGCAGCGCGCAGAGCGCGACCGCCTGCAGAAAGAGGCGGAGCAGAAGATGGTGGCCGCGCAGGAGGCGGCCGCCGCCGCTGAGGCGGCACTCGCTGCGCAGCAGACGCACCGCGTCGAGCTCGAGGCCCAGCTGGCGGCCCTCCGCGACACGACCGCCAAGACGATCGCCGACTACCAGGCCGGCGTCGAGGCCCGTCGCAAGGCCGAAGAAGAGCGCCGACGCCGCGAAGAGGAAGAGGCCCGCGCCCGCGCGGCCGAGGCTGCCCGCCTCGCTGAGGAGGAGCGCAAGCGTCGCGAAGCCCAGCAGAACAGCGGCGGTGGCGGTGGCGGCGGTGGCGGCGGTGGAGGCGGAGGCGGAGGCGGAGGCGGCAGCGGAGGAAACGGCGGCGGCGTCGTCGGAACCGGCTGGGCTCGTCCCTCGTCCGGCTGGCGGTCCTCCGGGTACGGCGCGCGAGCATCCCAATGCGGATCCCAGGGATGCTCGAGCTCCTTCCACTACGGTGTCGACCTTGCCGCCGGATGTGGCGCGGGCATCTTCGCCGCATCCGCTGGGCGCGTCACGTACTCCGGCTGGAACGGCGGCTACGGCAACTTCATCCGCATCGACCACGGCGGTGGCATCGCTACCGGATACGCGCATCTGAGTTCGATTTACGTCGGTTACGGCCAGTGGGTCAATGCCGGCCAGCTCATCGGCGCCGAGGGCAACACCGGGCGATCGTTCGGCTGCCACCTCCACTTCGAGTGCTACGTCAACGGTGCCACGGTGAACCCCATCTATTTCATGGCAGATCGCGGTATCGGCGTCTGA